TTTAACAATATTGTATATGGTGttcaaataaaaagcaaatgtaattaaatccattaaaaaaaactccATTGTGTACTGCAGTGTTTGTTCCAGGACACCACCCTGAATGAAGTGATTGAATGTTTCAGATTGTTTAACCAGTATGATAGAGTCTGAAATTGCATGCATCGTTAGATCCTGTTACCATGTTGAATAAACAACCATTCTAGCACAGTCACTGCATTtcattggaaaggtgctgggtgTGTCATTTAGAGATGCCTTACAGTACTTCTCCTGCAGCATCTGAATAAGTGAAGCACCACACAATCATGGGTGAAAAGCATGGGGGCAGCATGAAACATATATCAGCCATTTACTTTAAACATCCATTCGATAAAGAATAGTAGACAGTTTTATTGTGTGAGGAAAGAAACATAGACAGTCTGTGTTGAAATCAATAAATGGCTTTATTACAAGCAACAATACAGTAATATATTTCTATATACTTGTTCTTTAAGGAAAGTGTATGAATTATAAGTGATACagatcaaataaaaacaacacaacactgtACCAAGACCTCTTGTTTTCACCCTCTACTACTTAGTATTTTGTTTGCCTCTATCCATCAAATGTTTCTTAGTATTTTTCTCAGGTTTTAACAAGATGATATAACATTTGGGTGCAAATATACACAAAAGCAGCCCAAACGCAGATGCTAGAATAGCAAAGACTTCAACGGCTACTGTGTACTTTCCTGGAGTGCTTACATAAGCCGGGATAAATGTGATCCAGACTGCGAAAAATATAAGCATGCTAAAAGTAATAAACTTCGCTTCGTTGAAATTGTCTGGTAATTTTCTAGCTAAAAATGCCATAACAAAGCACATACAAGCTAAGAATCCAATGTAACCCAACACACACCAGAACCCAAAGACAGACCCAACTGCACATTCCAGGATTATCTTGCCACTTTGGTACCTGGTGTTTTGTACAGTGTATGGAGGGCTGGTCGTTAGCCATATGATGCAAATTACAATTTGCACTGCTGTGCAGACGAAAACACTTGCTCTTTGCTGGATGGGTCCAAACCATTTCATGACATTACTGCCAGGGAGGGTTGCTCTGAAAGCTATAAGAACAACCACTGTTTTTCCAAGAATGCAAGAGATACATAAAGCAAAACTGATTCCAAACACTGTGTGGCGGGTCATGCAAGACCCATTTGTTGGTTCACCAATAAATGCAAGAGCACATAGGAAGCACAAAGCAAGgaaaagcaacaaaagaaaacTGAGTTCCATATTGTTTGCACGGACTATAGGGGTATTTCTAAAGACCAGGAACACCCCCGCAATGGCAGCGGTAACACAGGCTCCAAATATTGAAACCACAGTGAGCGTTATTCCCATTACATCATGGTAGGACAGGAACTCTACATTTTTTGGGAGGCATTTGTCTTTTGATTCATTGGGCCACTCCTCCACTGCACATGTAATGCAGTTTATAGAATCTGTAGAAGAAAAGGTACATTTAATCATACGGTTCTGTATGTTACCCCCTATGTTTCTGATTTCTGGTATTATCTATTTAGGCTCTTTAAAGGCAACATACATTTTAGTTTAGAAAGTTCTGTTCTAGTTATAGGCATTGTACACAGGTAATCTGCTAATATACTATAGGATTATATGAAGCAAGGTTTTAGGAGGTGGAGGGGGGTTTACTTTGTCACCCACAAACTCATTAATGAAACATGCAATGCATTTACACATGTTACCTGTTTGATTGCTAATCTCCCCATCAGCACATGGTATACAATCAAAGCAACAATTAGGCTCTCCTTTTCTAGGAGCCTTTCTTGAACCCGGAGAACAACTTTCACTGCACACAGATTTTGGGATctgtgaaaaagaaaagaaaaagaaaacactcaATATTCATGCATAAGCATTTTACAAATGTACACATTAGAGTCTAaacaaaagctttctgaaaaagaaacaaagcaTAGTAGCTGCATTGGAAGCCTGATAATGAAGGAGCAGTTACTGATaggcaaccctgataaagacataTAGTTAATTAATATgcattaaatacatatttctatAAACCGCTagtttgcatttaaaataaaacgtttTAAGAAATGACTAACCTTTTCTTTGCTATGAAATTTGACCAGTAGAATGCAATTGTGTGCTTCTCCTTCTTGTATACATATACACTTGTGAAGACAGTGTCCTAAAGATCAATAATATACTGTaagggtatgtgtgtgtgtgtgtgtgtgtgtgtgtgtgtgtgtgtgtgtgtgttgtcctgTCACACAAATGGTTGAAACAGCTAAATTCATCAGAATGAAAATTATAAGTAAAGAAAAAAGTTCaatgaaaaaacatatttattatactgtatgttcTAAACTATTTTCTCAAGTATTTGTAATATTTCATACATGACGGGGTTAAACCAATGTGTTCCTTCCATATGATTTCTCAACAAGAAACAATTTGCAGGCGACATGCCGATGCAAATGCGAATTAAAACACAAATTCACTTTCTTTTTAAACCCCAATCTACAATTTGTATTGTCTCTCCTTGAACCGGTATTTGAAAATAGCATTCTAATCTCATGTGTCAATGGAAACCATAAAATCAGTACTGTGGCCACTAACAATCAATACATGTCTGAAAGGTGGACTAAAAGTCTACAGTTCTTAATATCACGAGAAAGAGGACTAACCTGCTGACGTCCATGCCAACGAATGAGCGAATCGTCGATAACCAGTTCATTTTCGTTGCCCAAAGATGCGTCATAATGGCCAACTTTCACAAACTGAACCGAACCATCAGAACCCGCATGCCAGTTCACGAGATCATATGATGCAATTGGATCTCCGTTTTCATCAAAGCTCACTTCCTCTTCCAACACAGTAAAGCTCACGTCTTTCATGTAATGCAAAAGCTTCAAGAAAAGCAAGCAGCAACATGATCATTGATACACAATCACCTACCATGTATGTAACAGTTTAAAAATCTCACATTATGTACAGGCGCGCGtcaatgcaatgcaatgaaaAATAGCAAACCATTCTATAGATTCTGTAGGTGTCTGTTGTACGCTAACTTGTTTGGATATCATTTTAGATGTATTTATTCAGTCACCTACCTGCCATGGAACTACGTTTTGCAAGTCCCCACACATCTTGTTGCCGTTTACGCATGAGCCAATGCTGTGAAGTGCATGGGCAATAAGATACACTGCTTTGTAAACATTGTAAGTGACTCTTAGTTGAGAAACATCTACATATGTATCTTTTACTTTCTCTAGACTCTCGGATCCAGTGCAGGGATTTCTTGACGATGACGGGCGAGTATTTAATGAACCATTTAAGGTGCAGTCAAAAATCTCTTCCCACAGTTCTGCCGTTAAAGGAAAATTATATGCGTCTTGTATTCGCAGTCTCGTCAGAAATTCTTTAAGACCAGGGATTTCTGCCTTGCGGATTGCAAACCCAACACTCCCAATTAACATTTCCTGGTATTCTCTCCATAGTACAGTTGCTGTTGACCAGGCTTCACTTGTTATCCACTGTATGTCTGTAATATTCTGACGCTTAAGTTCGTTTAATATAGGTATGAGTTCGCTTTCACCCACAAAACCCAGAATCACTTTGGCAGAAGATCTTTTTATGACGTCAACCACCTCGAGAATGTTTTCCTCGGTAAATTCACGATTATAGAGTTTGGTATATGCAAGGCAGACATTAAGTCTGCTGGCTTCTTCAGCGAAAAGCTGTAGTGCAAAGCGGGCGTAATCGGTGTTTGTACCAATTGCCCCAACCCAGTTCCATTTGAAATGCTTTACGAGTTTAACTATTGCCTTTATCTGGAAGGTATCACTTGGAATAGTTCTCATGAATGTCGGAAACTCCCTTTTATCACTTAGACAACTGCAGGAAGAAAAATAACTGACCTGTAGAGATATCAAGAGTATTCAGTCGAGTAAAGTCATAAtgctattttaaatataattgcctttgataaaataaaataataataataataatttaatgttgatttaaaaatacaaattaatgtaACTTGTTACCGattgcaaaatgtatttagtaACAACCGGTATGCTAgcagaacaagaaaaaaaatggtgAGAATGTTGACTATTGAAACTATATCACAATACGTAACATCTTACCAACGGGACGCTAAAGACTCCTATGGTTCTCAGGACAGCTGCAGATCTAGCTGATCCAGCATCTCCAATGATGACTGGGGAGGCGAGGCGCCCCGCTCCAGCACAGCTGTAATTATTGCTGGTTGTTTCATCGTGTCCATTAACGAGAATAAGGGCACTTTTCAGAGAAGTAGCAGTATGGTCACAGCTGTCCATAATTCTGTAACCTAGAGTTACATTTGGAAGAAAGTCTTgtcttttgtttatttcctttATGGCAAAAATCATTCCTTGCACCCAGCGAAATGCCCGTCTGCTGAAactagtacattattattattagtattattattattagtattattagtattagtagtagtagtagtagtagtagtagtagtagtagtagtagtagtagtagtagtagtagtcgtagtcatgTGTAAGAATACTATTACAATATTTAAATTGCTCTTTAATATCTAGTATTGCAGACTCTACAATTGAATCACGCATAAACAATCAAATGTGGTTTAATAATGTTACTGTAATAAATATTCTGTATGCAAATCGGTAAATACTGTGTTTACTTACTCAGTGCATGTAGATGGCTTGGGTTCAGTCTCAAACGAAGCAAAATCAGAAGATACTCTGAAGTGGATAGGAAACAATCCACCTAGAATTATATCTCCATCCTCAAAGAGGCTGGCAGAGTCAAACTTTCCTTGAACCGTACAGGTTGAGTACTGGTCCGTTTCAATGCTGCATATTTCGTTAAGGGAAAGCGTTAGTAGTACTAATATCAGTTCTGCACACAAGTGTGCCATATTTCATTCAAATTGTACGAAAGCAGATTTGCCATCTAATTTATAGGTTAGGGCAAATCATTTACAGTAGATCAATTAAttatatactggaaggtaagtgAAAACACCTCCCACTGGGAATGTAGTGTcaattgatgtgtgtgtgtgttcattgaatctatctatctatctatctatctatctatctatctatctatctatctatctatacaacCTCGTAATTATCATATAACTACTGATCTGAGAGAACGTTCAAAAGTTCGTTTCTGCTCTCCAGGGTGCTGAATTCCGAGGAGCTGCTACCAGGGTTCCAGTTTCACAAGCTGTACTTTTGATACATGCTGCAAACGTTTCACAGAAGCCACCTGTGTGATAGAACATATCCATGTCAACTAATTACCATTGTTATAAGATAATACctagtcattttaaattatttatttaagtagcATAACCTTGGTCTGAATCTTAacctaggctgggaccaaatcaaaaccttgacaacccgctaatcgcacttaacaaaactgtatgattattattattattattattattattattattattattattattattattattattatggaattATGGCATTCTGAGTGGCCTGGACTGTCcgattgttttattttacagctgaCAGGGAAAAAAGCATGCCGACCCGAACATTTCCGTGAGCGGCATTGTGTTAACATGTGTTAACATATGTGACTTCATAAATATAGACGGCTATACGATTTATTTAGgaatttaggtaaggtagtccaccattactgtatattgaagcaaatagaaataaacaaatacattatgaGTTCATGTAATGCGTGGTATATAGAATATAATTTCACAAGTAGTGACCTCTATTAAGCAAACACGAGCAGTggcaagatttttttaaaatatatttttatgcgCAGCAATTCTGTTCATTATTATTGTCTTACACTTCTGAGATAACAGACACAAATCaatcaaacaaataataaatacaaacaagatAAGGGAGGTTATAACAGCAATGGAAGGGAGTAAGCCTACAATAGATTTTAAACGTTTGAAATGTATATCATTAAAGAATACCAGCGCACAAGCTGTTATATATATAGGCAATTATCTAGGAAAACAAACAATCCTTTACATTTACATTCTCCTATTACAGTATGCTCTGATTTTATCCTAACATTAGTTAACAAAATACCCCATCTAGTGGATGTAATTGTTTAGTACATTACCCTGTAAATTGTTCATTTTATTGAATTTGCTAATGTTGTTACCAGTCGTTAATGTGTATTCTGTTCATCTTGTTATATGTCAATAGGGATTGTGCTGCTGCAGTATGCTTAAATGAAAGTAttcaataatatttataaaaagggtaatgtttgctttttataaaatttagaaaaaaacaagaaacatatcaaactatatatatatatatatatatatatatatatatatatatatacatacacacacacacacacacacatatatatatatatatatatatatatatatatatatatatataaattattccTGTACCTCCATTAagtttatacatttatacatatGAAAATATCTATATTTAAATACCTAATCTGTACATTCACTTTACGAACTTTACGATTTTTTATATTGCCTTTGCTTGCAGACATCAGCAGTCGTAGACTGTGGTGCATTTTTAGAGGTTGCAGTAACCACTCACATCCACCAGAGGATGCAGTTGAACTCAGAAAGTCTTCCTTGGGAATTGTGTACCTTTTCAGTTCTTTCTCTATGGAAACCCTCTAAAACAAGTACCAAAGGATGATACATTTAGAGTAATTCAGTGGGTTTATTAAATAACTTCACAGATGGAAACATTTTgccaaatacataataataataataatttactataCATGCTCCTTACCATATACTGTAAATGGAAATGGTTTTAAATAACTAATTTGGAAGAATTTGGAAGTGTGGTGTTCCAGGGTTAGAAAGCAGACTTTTTCCAGCTGAATTGATTTAATGAATATATTGTACTAACACTCACCTGCTTTGTATTTGCTTAGTCCTTAAAGTAAATGTTGGCAGGTATGAAAGTTACTTTTGTTTtgcttgcctttttgttttgggcACATTTCACCTTTACTTCGATGCATTGTTTTGTCTTGAACATTAAAATCATTATATAACCCCTTAGCATTCAAACACtccagttttctttattttgcataACACACTGTGCAGTTTACTACAGTTTTAACCTCTGATGTAATTTCCTGGCGCACCAAAGGGTCACTTGAAAGTCAGACTAGCATGATGTGTGGAGCTCTGCAAGAACGCATACAGTTTGACAAGCAATACAACCAATAAAAAGTGACTTCTGATTGAGCATCATCTGAATATAACCCTACACTCATGCTTGAACGGATGCAAGGTTAAATTGATGCACATCATTAAGATAATGTCTTTAAAATTGAATTCAACATCTAATAGTATTTCTTGAGTTTTAAAGAGCCAGGCTATTATTCTACCTCATTACTGTGAGATACAAAGTTCACCCTTAATTAACCATTACTATTAATGAAAAGTAGTgctgtcattttttaaaactgttttacctTCTTATCATTTGCGCTGATGTGCTTAAGGTAATATGGCAGCCCAGGTTTATACTGCAGTCCTCATGATCATGGTTTGAGGGAATACACCTGTACAGTTACTCTTCTGTGAAATTCATTTTACTTAAAACAGAGAAAAACACTAAACAGTACATTATGGGGAGGTAACATGCCagtataaacaaaaacatttgatgAAAGCAAGAAGAGTAGAATGGATATGGAAGAGTAGCGTGGATATTGTGGCCTATAAAACATTCTGTATGTAAATCATATTGTGAACCATTAGACTTTCTAAAGTGTTCTGTAATGCATAATAAATCAGCCTTAAGATGATTTTAAAGGGTACAACATTATTAGTAAAGATACAATATGTGACTCACATGGTATGCTGTAAATATATTCAACAATACACATCTGGACAATTTGAATATTAACCATGATAAGGTTTATATATCAATGAATTGTGTTTCATGTAAATACTCTTTTAAATTACCTAAAGACCTGTTTTCATTTGAGACACTGTATTGCTGTATAGTTTATCTGTGTACTGacacaattaaaaacaactgcttaCTTGGAAGCCAGTCAAAATCCACTTGCCTTGGGAATGCTCAGCTGCTGGATTCGGTTTTCATCACCTTCATCTGGATGTTCTGCATCATTTTGTCAGCTGAGGATTCCTCTAGTGTTTGCTGGCTTCCTCTTTTGCCTGTAGGGGGTCTGGGACACAAAAAACAATTATCCATGATGACTTCAAGATCAGGGGGCCGATTTAATTGCTTTCAAGGGAGTTGGATCAAAATGCAACCATGCGCTGTCAATAATTGATTGTCAAAACTTTTTTACACAACTTGTCCTACAGTATTTAATTATCTAACAGTCACAGTAAAAAGAACTGTCATTGTTCATATTAACTGAATAtcatttttaattgtaaattctcaaagctctatactccaaatcatcattagcacaatATTTATCTGAAAGAAACAAGACTGCTTAAAGTTCTGCCTAATTAGAAAGGACATACAAAGATCCTTTAGGGATGTTTTTTAACCTTATCCCtgcaaaacattcaaaatatatacatatttacaaaatGCATTGGTGTATAAAGTACACTATTTATCAGGACATACCATTTTGACTGTAACATAGTGAGATGCCTTTTACCCACATCAACAAGCCTGTGGGAATCATCTTATACTGCAGAGCACATGTTTTCCTGACATTGCCCTTGTGCACACTATCAAATGCAAGTTTTATAGAAATGAATATAAGGTTTATAGAAAtgaatttaatgaattaattaattaataaatacaaaattctaaGAAAAATAATCATGGAAAATGTTATCTATCAAACTGAGGGTAGACCCTCCAATCCAGGACcagcaattatttgtattataatttactTACAGACAAAAACCAATCAAATCAGTCaagtaaataacaaatacaaacaaatacaaatacagataAGGGCAGCAGTTGTTCTAATGCTAACGAGAGGGAGGATTTTAAACGTTTCAAAATGCTACCATTAAAGAATGCTAGCACACAGGCTGCATCAATTGTACAGGAAAACATGTTCCAACAAGTCTTTACACTCACATTATCCTATTATTCTCTGATTTAATCCTAACAAAATGCCCCATCTAGTGGAATTAATTGCTTACTACATCACCTTGTACATCAACGGTTAATCCAATGAATTTGGCAATGTTGTTACCAATAGTTACAGAGTATTCCGTTCATCTTCTGGTATCTGTCCTAAGGGATGGTGCTGTTGCAGTATgcttaaataaaagtaaatacggCACAATATTTATAAAAAGGGTGCTGCTCaagtaacaaaaaaacatataaaactatatataaatatagtaaaTTATTCCTGCACCTACAttaagtttatttatatatttaaaacatgttttaaagacTATTAGTTATATCTAATCTAtacattaattttaccaaattaaTTTTACTTAGTTGCAGTAACCACTCACATCCACCAGACAATGCAGTTGATAAACTCAGAAGTCTTCCTTGGGTATTGTGCAGCTTTTTAGTTATTTCTCAATAGAAACCCTCTAAAACAAGTACACAAAGTGTGATACATTTCAGGTAATTCAATTTATTTCTAAATCATCACTTCACAGATGAGCTATACATCACTATACCTGCTACTTGCCATAGACTGTAAGTGAAAATGGTTTTAAGGGTAGAACAATAACTGATTTGGAAGAATTTCAGTGTTGTGTTGCATGGTTAGACAGTTTACTTCTTAAGCTTTGAAGAGCCAGGCTATTAGTTCTACCTCATTACTGTGAGATACAAAGTTCACCCTTAATTAACCATTACTATTAATGAAAAGtagtactgtcattttttttaactgttttacctTCTTATCATTTGCGCTGATGTGCTTAAGGTAATATGGCAGCCCAGGTTTATACTGCAGTCCTAATGATCATGGTTTGAGGGAATACACCTGTACAGTTACTCTTCTGTGAAATTCAGTCTGGTTCCATGAACATCACATTAATTAATTTACCCGTAAAAGACACAGTCAGAACGTCacatttctgtatattttaaactgaatattaaaaacaaaatcctattcatatattacaaaaataaacatcctactgtatatttacatatgttAGTATAACCTATCAATTCAATGTGTCATAACCTGATAGCCTTTACATTTAATGAATGGTTATCTTTGATTttataacacaaacacacatttttgttGAGTAAAATCAGCATTTAAATGTCTCTTCCCAGTGACAGTAGGTAATTATCACTTCCAGATTTAATCAGGGTGTGCAAATGTACATACATTATAAAGGTGTTGTTTCTTGTGTGCATTATAAAGGCAGCAATTTTTTCTGATTCTGCATATTGCTAAATACACTCTCCCTGAAATAGCATTTAATTGAACTAAAATGTCTCTTAGGACATGTATATACCCTTAAGTCTCTGAACTGAATCTTGTGCTGTGCTTACCTAATACAATCTGTGTGATTGATATCTACTGGGATTTTAATTTAGCACAGGTCTTGTATTCTCAATTTGACAACCTATTCTCGTGTGTACATCAGATGACAAGATATAGTAACTAGATAAAGTAAACTAAATCAGACAAGCAGTTATCAGCTGTGCCTGGTCAGTATGGTACAAGCTACCGCAATGCATCTTCTTTTGATCTTACCTCTGTTGAGCTCAGTGGTTAAACCTACACCAGGTAAAACAACAGAAGCTGCTTGCACACTTCAGGGAAACTTTGAGCTGCCTGGATTCCTTGCAGATGGAGACATTATTATTGGAGGACTCTTTCCCATGCATTACTGGGTGGTGGTTCCTGAACTGAACTACACCTACAAACCTGCAGCTTCAGGATGCCAAGGGTGAGTAAGAATACATTTCTGGCAtggttgttttatattttaaattgtatttttactttttttattgttttttaacaaTATAGTTTTTCAtctcttatttttgtgtttggtttagtAGAACATGTTTGAATGCACAAtaagtttttggggtttttttttaagaaaagaagCGTTGTTTCCTGCATACTTTACATTTAAGTCTTAAGTCTGAGATGCTCATTATACATTGAAATGGGAAATTATGCTGACAAAACACCTGTTCTTTATTGTAAAGCAGAAAACTAACTGCAAAATTACACTTCCCAGATTTTGCcagtaaattaaatacatgtctgaatgcttctgcttctgcttcttttAATGAATATAACCTAgaacaaaatgtataaataaaaaaaaaaatgtgcaaaattaTGTTCCATAATTTAACTGGTTATAAAATGATAGTGATGGACTTATTATCAggataaacaataaataaatgaaagcaaaTGAAAAGTTTCAGGTTTCAACATCGGCTTCACACTCAAAACTTTCTTTTAGGTTAATAAACTCAATTGCAATGTCCTGGAAGTATTCAGTACGGCAAAGCACTATGTTATATCCATAATTGTGGAGTGCCCCTTCAAATTATATGCCCAAAAGGATTTAAAGACTTGGGTAAAGCCTTGGGTGATGCTGTCTATTGAAACTGAGCTGACAGTTTGGGCTTCAGGCCAACAGCAGTATACAAACCCGGGATGTCACCGTAGGTTATTGAAATCTGCTCAATCACCACAACCGTCTTGCAGAGAAAGCGGAGAGAGCACTGGTCTAACTGTTTTCACACTTTAGCAAAATTAATCTGAGTCAAATCCCTGTTCTATTCACACTAGAAATTAAAGCCAGATTTGATACAGTTTAGTATTTATTCAGTGCAGACGCACTAAACAAGCTACAGTTGACTCTGCAGTGCAGTTTTTGATCTGCAGATGTGGAAATCACATCTTTATGTGTGTGACACGTCACCTTCTTTTTCAATGTGGCTCAGTTTGTTACACATGTTGTGGGTAAAATTACACTGTTAGTAATTAATGCAGACTTGAAACTGCCCAAGGAGGTAGATTATATAATTTCCACACTGCCACTTTAGAGCAGTGTTGAGTTCACACTGAAGCAAGTTCACGGTTACCTTAATGCATCTTTGAGTGCGATTGACTTCTGGTCTAAAAACCtaa
The DNA window shown above is from Acipenser ruthenus chromosome 17, fAciRut3.2 maternal haplotype, whole genome shotgun sequence and carries:
- the LOC117423367 gene encoding extracellular calcium-sensing receptor-like isoform X2 is translated as MIFAIKEINKRQDFLPNVTLGYRIMDSCDHTATSLKSALILVNGHDETTSNNYSCAGAGRLASPVIIGDAGSARSAAVLRTIGVFSVPLVSYFSSCSCLSDKREFPTFMRTIPSDTFQIKAIVKLVKHFKWNWVGAIGTNTDYARFALQLFAEEASRLNVCLAYTKLYNREFTEENILEVVDVIKRSSAKVILGFVGESELIPILNELKRQNITDIQWITSEAWSTATVLWREYQEMLIGSVGFAIRKAEIPGLKEFLTRLRIQDAYNFPLTAELWEEIFDCTLNGSLNTRPSSSRNPCTGSESLEKVKDTYVDVSQLRVTYNVYKAVYLIAHALHSIGSCVNGNKMCGDLQNVVPWQLLHYMKDVSFTVLEEEVSFDENGDPIASYDLVNWHAGSDGSVQFVKVGHYDASLGNENELVIDDSLIRWHGRQQDTVFTSVYVYKKEKHTIAFYWSNFIAKKRSQNLCAVKVVLRVQERLLEKESLIVALIVYHVLMGRLAIKQIL
- the LOC117423367 gene encoding extracellular calcium-sensing receptor-like isoform X1, with the protein product MIFAIKEINKRQDFLPNVTLGYRIMDSCDHTATSLKSALILVNGHDETTSNNYSCAGAGRLASPVIIGDAGSARSAAVLRTIGVFSVPLVSYFSSCSCLSDKREFPTFMRTIPSDTFQIKAIVKLVKHFKWNWVGAIGTNTDYARFALQLFAEEASRLNVCLAYTKLYNREFTEENILEVVDVIKRSSAKVILGFVGESELIPILNELKRQNITDIQWITSEAWSTATVLWREYQEMLIGSVGFAIRKAEIPGLKEFLTRLRIQDAYNFPLTAELWEEIFDCTLNGSLNTRPSSSRNPCTGSESLEKVKDTYVDVSQLRVTYNVYKAVYLIAHALHSIGSCVNGNKMCGDLQNVVPWQLLHYMKDVSFTVLEEEVSFDENGDPIASYDLVNWHAGSDGSVQFVKVGHYDASLGNENELVIDDSLIRWHGRQQIPKSVCSESCSPGSRKAPRKGEPNCCFDCIPCADGEISNQTDSINCITCAVEEWPNESKDKCLPKNVEFLSYHDVMGITLTVVSIFGACVTAAIAGVFLVFRNTPIVRANNMELSFLLLLFLALCFLCALAFIGEPTNGSCMTRHTVFGISFALCISCILGKTVVVLIAFRATLPGSNVMKWFGPIQQRASVFVCTAVQIVICIIWLTTSPPYTVQNTRYQSGKIILECAVGSVFGFWCVLGYIGFLACMCFVMAFLARKLPDNFNEAKFITFSMLIFFAVWITFIPAYVSTPGKYTVAVEVFAILASAFGLLLCIFAPKCYIILLKPEKNTKKHLMDRGKQNTK